From a region of the Leptidea sinapis chromosome 6, ilLepSina1.1, whole genome shotgun sequence genome:
- the LOC126964955 gene encoding uncharacterized protein LOC126964955, whose protein sequence is MALPPFPPQDLAKLVLGYLAEEQLMTAYDEFLQESPYLDVFRNEFDRIFMTSLRSILAEYRAIKIYVETCKPHSLRKKLFQCSNLLEVVKCLVSLIDPYKLQVQESYEKPSCTKQPEISKSSLISDCDVCNSMNLSNCVCKHKNSNIELSTKQNPSSGLEMVAESVEATPLAELPGNTLSTKKKKTLNGTVSTLEGDCKEASAVPCISLSSVPIGDNICTNVLYNPISVADIHSQSVHPLQVNKDPLKDEFNSILQKICNKSSTTDTEMESIVSNGNLASNVCQSKGFKEFASGVAGSDNNMRLPDYKTPIHIPIAPKPNISPITNIKGPPEVQELYPNNSNMRNSLDVNRAHDSKVTILSDVKVDKCYPCTSFKPTSSTPLMQMKTMLINGTPAYTKKSQISKMSSYSKDEIMAMPTIIIVPSSGPHKCITSQQVAGSNRQNCNTTAQMNVKTTVTKAPVPDLMPLTVNVSSVDIVPTQSIQLDTSSAVLQTVTKSNGIGLIKTVDTVVHASLPKENTVLDKIGTPHVLPPVRKSSSTPRRTSHVRVLDFATPRRILDHEKIPNNDDVVIICDSPKTTETKSCNTNIIKPVINISQPEAKVKTTKQNSFIKKRNWDDDLRGLLASCDTMIEQSLPKKNKKTKNKCGSNDRPEKKKQALKKGGTVKVSVSENESNKLNSDVVEIDRKNVPVSRVKDTLKDNNNTNNCEDLIETPETERLCLQNEIGAKLNISDLLETPYKQAIYDIQMGTPRFLGPELLDEPVSDIKIMNIPTPRFLTTPQPAQATPSYSSRPTDYSSGGSYYKPDDDYIHIPIEAELNNIEVPNVKNKSSSIENGPKDEKYENKDKSEDKGKSSKGRPVRKCTKNVSYYNSPNINVSDNDKQDKLKSGSLLSVKKDTNRPKPKVGKNNKDKENIKCKNKSPCKKDSSKIFLKIKPRRVTPIKDVSKNKVSPSRCRKKSVSKDKTEYTNETESLAPIKSRRKSSTPRKLHCTKLLNSSNNNNNLPDTFQSRDSVDLHEDAHDVSNADHAQKSLRRLDDKPKNKTPNKTDTDSQENTTKESDDIITKIKEYIEDTIDTVNPFMNERTGNLQNDLIKRGFDVETARILERDLLDTPPIQDGAVQSTSGENTEYNSNKSQQMLVTNKEQITLSKADACMGSYAADDEDDDVEDLDFTVHENNLDCNNFFNCVFDENNSQIKSDITVLKDKFSMEVCIDDGVTIRLRAIDFKVLFEQDAQNVPSYDVKETESAVNSICNIDKLYTPIKDHKAKCFEIFDSTLTSIDTPLKANSPTSKEHENTSTSVVFENDNLSVSRMENKKRKRLQSGADDNASENKKSKPDKQYLLDPANIQNIDIESVLSKLHGP, encoded by the exons atggctCTACCTCCGTTTCCACCGCAAGATTTGGCAAAGCTCGTTCTGG GATACCTTGCAGAAGAGCAGTTGATGACTGCATACGATGAATTTTTACAAGAAAGCCCATATCTTGATGTCTTTAGAAATGAATTTGACAGAATATTTATGACATCACTCAGGAGTATTTTGGCTGAATACagagcaataaaaatatatg TTGAAACATGTAAACCACATTCATTGCGCAAGAAGTTGTTTCAGTGCTCGAATCTTTTGGAAGTTGTAAAATGTCTTGTGAGTTTGATTGACCCCTACAAACTTCAGGTTCAAGAAAGCTATGAGAAGCCAAG TTGTACTAAACAACCTGAGATATCAAAATCAAGTTTGATATCAGATTGTGACGTCTGCAACTCTATGAATTTAAGTAATTGTGTTTGcaaacataaaaatagtaatatagAATTGAGTACCAAACAGAATCCTTCCAGTGGTCTTGAGATGGTAGCAGAATCTGTAGAAGCAACACCATTAGCTGAACTACCAG GAAACACATTATCaacaaagaaaaagaaaactttGAATGGAACTGTCAGCACATTGGAAGGAGATTGCAAAGAAGCATCAGCTGTTCCCTGTATATCACTGAGTAGTGTACCAATAGGGGATAATATATGcacaaatgttttatataatccAATTAGTGTTGCTGATATACATTCGCAGAGTGTTCATCCACTTCAG GTTAACAAAGATCCGTTGAAAGATGAATTTAACTCCATTCTTCAAAAAATTTGCAATAAAAGTTCAACTACAGATACTGAAATGGAGAGCATTGTTTCAAATGGAAATCTCGCTTCAAATGTTTGCCAATCCAAAGGATTCAAGGAATTTGCATCTGGTGTTGCAG GTTCTGACAACAATATGAGATTGCCTGACTACAAAACACCAATACACATTCctat AGCACCGAAACCAAATATATCTccaataacaaatataaaaggACCACCAGAAGTGCAAGAATTATATCCGAATAATAGTAATATGAGAAATAGCTTAGACGTAAACAGAGCACATGATTCCAAAGTAACCATTCTCTCAGATGTTAAAGTCGATAAGTGTTATCCTTGTACTAGTTTTAAACCTACTTCCTCAACTCCACTTATGCAAATGAAAACCATGCTGATAAATGGTACTCCTGCATACACGAAAAAAAGTCAGATATCTAAAATGAGTTCGTATTCAAAGGATGAAATTATGGCAATGCCTACAATTATAATAGTACCTTCTTCAG ggCCGCATAAGTGCATTACCTCTCAGCAAGTCGCAGGAAGCAATAGACAAAATTGTAACACTACTGCCCAAATGAATGTTAAAACCACTGTTACTAAAGCACCAGTTCCCGACCTTATGCCACTGACTGTGAACGTATCTTCAGTTGATATAGTGCCAACCCAAAGCATTCAATTAGatacttcatctgcagtcctaCAAACAGTTACAAAATCAAATGGAATTGGTCTTATTAAAACAGTTGATACCGTCGTTCATGCCTCTTTGCCAAAAGAGAATACCGTATTGGATAAAATAGGTACCCCACATGTTTTGCCACCTGTAAGAAAATCGTCTTCTACTCCAAGGCGTACTTCTCATGTTCGAGTTCTTGATTTCGCAACTCCACGGCGAATTTTGGATCACGAAAAAATACCTAACAATGACGATGTGGTAATTATATGTGATTCACCTAAAACAACAGAAACAAAAAGTTGTAATACCAATATAATTAAACCAGTGATAAATATATCTCAGCCGGAGGCAAAAGTAAAAACCACTaaacaaaatagttttattaaaaaacgtaaCTGGGATGATGACCTTCGTGGTCTTCTAGCATCATGTGACACAATGATTGAACAATCACTTccgaagaaaaacaaaaaaacaaaaaataagtgTGGCTCAAATGACAGACCTGAAAAGAAAAAACAAGCATTGAAAAAAGGAGGCACTGTAAAAGTTTCAGTAAGTGAAAATGAATCCAACAAACTTAATTCTGATGTTGTCGAAATAGATCGTAAAAATGTTCCCGTTTCCAGAGTGAAAGACActttaaaagataataataatacaaacaatTGTGAAGATTTGATTGAGACTCCCGAAACAGAAAGattatgtttacaaaatgaAATTGGAGCTAAATTAAACATATCTGATTTATTAGAAACACCGTATAAGCAAGCCATTTATGATATACAAATGGGAACACCCAGGTTTCTTGGACCTGAGTTACTCGATGAGCCTGTGTCCgacattaaaataatgaatattccAACACCTCGATTCTTGACTACACCTCAACCAGCGCAAGCTACTCCTTCGTACTCCTCTCGCCCTACTGATTATTCAAGTGGGGGATCTTATTATAAACCAGACGATGATTACATTCATATTCCGATAGAAGCTgaacttaataatattgaagtcccaaatgtgaaaaataaatcCAGTTCAATAGAAAATGGACCTAAAGacgaaaaatatgaaaacaaagaTAAATCTGAAGACAAGGGCAAGTCTTCCAAAGGTAGACCtgtcagaaaatgtacaaaaaatgtGTCATATTACAATAGTCCTAACATAAATGTTTCCGACAATGACAAGCAAGATAAACTTAAAAGTGGTAGTCTTTTGAGTGTTAAAAAGGACACCAATAGACCCAAACCTAAAgttggaaaaaataataaagataaagaaaatataaagtgTAAGAATAAATCGCCCTGTAAGAAAGATTCATCTAAAATTTTCTTGAAGATTAAACCAAGACGTGTCACTCCCATTAAAGACGTAAGCAAAAATAAAGTATCTCCCTCTCGCTGTAGAAAAAAAAGTGTGAGCAAAGATAAAACTGAATACACTAATGAAACAGAGTCACTTGCACCTATTAAATCTCGCAGGAAATCTTCCACCCCTAGGAAGCTTCATTGTACTAAACTGCTAAATTCAtcaaacaataacaataatctaCCGGACACATTTCAAAGCAGAGATTCGGTCGATCTACATGAAGATGCACATGATGTTAGTAACGCAGACCATGCCCAGAAATCACTTCGACGGTTAGATGACAAACCAAAAAACAAAACACCAAACAAGACAGACACAGACAGCCAAGAAAATACTACAAAAGAGAGTGATgatattataactaaaattaaagAGTACATAGAAGATACTATCGACACGGTAAATCCTTTCATGAATGAAAGAACCGGGAACTTacaaaatgatttaattaaaagaGGATTTGATGTGGAGACTGCTAGAATATTAGAAAGGGACTTGTTGGATACACCACCTATACAAGACGGTGCTGTTCAATCTACAAGTGGGGAAAATACTgaatacaattcaaataaaagtcAACAAATGCTTGTTACCAATAAAGAACAAATAACGTTAAGTAAAGCCGATGCATGCATGGGTAGCTATGCGGCcgatgatgaagatgatgatgtTGAAGATTTAGATTTTACCGTTCACGAAAATAACTTGGACTGCAATAACTTCTTTAATTGTGTGTTTGATGAGAACAACAGTCAAATTAAATCAGATATAACTGTGCTGAAAGATAAATTCTCCATGGAAGTTTGTATCGATGATGGAGTGACTATTCGACTGCGAGCTATAGATTTTAAGGTTTTGTTTGAGCAAGATGCACAAAATGTTCCAAGCTACGATGTAAAAGAAACAGAGTCTGCTGTAAATTCTATTTGTAATATAGACAAACTTTACACTCCAATTAAAGATCACAAAGCCAAATGTTTCGAAATTTTTGATTCAACCCTTACAAGCATAGATACGCCATTAAAAGCTAATAGCCCTACATCTAAGGAACACGAAAATACAAGCACAAGTGTAGTTTTCGAGAATGATAACTTAAGTGTAAGTAGAAtggaaaacaaaaaaagaaaaagactaCAAAGTGGCGCTGATGATAATGcaagtgaaaataaaaaaagtaaacccGATAAACAGTATTTACTTGATCCtgcaaatatacaaaatattgatattgaGTCTGTTTTGAGTAAGTTACACGGACCATGA